From a single Gimesia fumaroli genomic region:
- a CDS encoding phage tail tape measure protein, whose translation MDLYTKDAKMRKGLANARRHLKAFGGFVKKTGANMVLGGAAIALPFIMALPIFAQFSDKMSEVQAITGATGAEFVLLNDTAKQLGSTTSFSASQVADGMKFLGMAGFETKEIIAGIPAVLNLARAGALELGVAADIASDVGSAFGMAADEIGHLADVIATTATSANTSVEMMGESFKFVAPVAKAAGQSLEETAAAIGLLGNSGIKASMAGTDLKNILIAFVKQKSALSKFGVSAADAQGRIRPLLDVMRELGQATNGLSESEKLAFFMETFGKISGKSALILAGLNSEVDTMRGKLANADGAAARMAKVMDDNLGGSFRGLLSAMEGMAISLIEQVSDPLRDVIGWITVASSATSKWMQENQGLVRTVALLSAGLIIGGSALFLIGGAALLAGAAIGGLSALITGLGAVAGVVVSPVVLISAALVGAVGKLLYFTGIGGKAINWIQNQFSGLGETVGNVFGAIKRAMAAGDYKKAAEILWLGIGVAWLTGSTQIMGYVDSWKHSFLDVWYSTNDAASKYFIDMWADVKGAWEGFTRFIGDTWDITIGGMKKSVAALQEFLAIQQIELKYGDDPSKQLIKNAAIAGVKTASSIANQRTQSEQEAAIADRTNQYKAAVKNIEDTRTGAKTEIDEAAQRRDDAREKKLIQDRVKANAELLAATQALNDAMQEEETTNAETKTEQAAKAALAPGGAIDSAKQSISGGNGDLKTQEGMEAIARLINMSGEGSSEEEQLKELRLIKAALLGQKLKVARV comes from the coding sequence GTGGATTTATACACAAAAGATGCCAAGATGCGCAAAGGGCTTGCCAACGCCCGTCGGCACCTCAAAGCCTTCGGTGGTTTTGTTAAAAAGACCGGGGCCAACATGGTGCTCGGTGGTGCGGCAATCGCGTTGCCGTTCATTATGGCACTGCCGATCTTTGCTCAATTCTCTGACAAAATGTCAGAGGTTCAAGCTATCACCGGGGCAACCGGTGCCGAGTTTGTCCTTCTAAACGATACCGCAAAACAACTGGGAAGCACCACGTCGTTTTCAGCCAGCCAGGTTGCAGACGGCATGAAGTTCCTCGGTATGGCTGGCTTTGAAACCAAAGAGATCATAGCCGGTATCCCAGCGGTACTGAACCTTGCGCGGGCTGGTGCGCTCGAACTGGGGGTGGCAGCAGACATTGCCAGTGATGTTGGCTCTGCCTTTGGGATGGCAGCCGATGAAATAGGCCATCTGGCTGACGTCATCGCTACGACGGCGACGAGTGCCAACACGTCCGTTGAAATGATGGGCGAATCGTTCAAGTTTGTTGCCCCTGTGGCAAAGGCTGCTGGTCAATCACTGGAAGAAACAGCGGCGGCAATCGGTCTGCTCGGTAACAGTGGTATCAAAGCCAGCATGGCCGGCACTGACCTGAAAAATATTCTGATTGCATTTGTCAAGCAGAAATCAGCGTTGTCAAAATTCGGCGTGAGTGCCGCTGATGCACAAGGCCGGATACGTCCCCTGCTGGATGTGATGCGTGAATTAGGACAAGCAACCAACGGGTTGTCTGAGTCTGAAAAGCTGGCATTCTTCATGGAAACCTTCGGCAAAATCAGCGGAAAATCTGCTTTGATTTTGGCGGGGTTAAACTCTGAAGTTGACACCATGCGTGGCAAACTCGCCAATGCTGACGGGGCTGCTGCCCGAATGGCAAAGGTCATGGATGATAACCTGGGCGGTTCATTCCGTGGCCTGTTATCTGCGATGGAAGGCATGGCCATTTCATTGATTGAACAAGTCTCAGACCCTCTCCGGGATGTGATTGGGTGGATAACGGTTGCGTCGTCTGCCACTTCGAAATGGATGCAGGAGAATCAAGGATTGGTCAGAACGGTGGCCCTTCTCAGTGCGGGATTGATCATCGGTGGTTCTGCCCTGTTTCTGATTGGTGGTGCTGCTTTACTGGCTGGAGCTGCAATAGGTGGGCTGTCTGCTTTGATTACAGGACTGGGAGCGGTGGCTGGGGTTGTTGTATCACCTGTCGTTCTCATTTCCGCTGCCCTTGTCGGGGCCGTCGGTAAGTTGCTTTATTTCACTGGTATTGGCGGCAAGGCGATCAACTGGATTCAAAACCAGTTTTCAGGACTAGGGGAAACAGTCGGCAACGTGTTCGGTGCCATCAAAAGAGCAATGGCAGCCGGTGACTATAAAAAGGCGGCTGAAATTCTCTGGCTTGGAATTGGAGTGGCTTGGCTCACTGGCTCTACTCAGATAATGGGTTATGTCGATTCCTGGAAGCATTCGTTTCTCGACGTCTGGTATTCGACCAATGATGCCGCATCAAAGTATTTCATTGATATGTGGGCTGATGTCAAAGGAGCGTGGGAGGGCTTCACACGATTCATCGGTGATACGTGGGACATCACCATTGGTGGAATGAAAAAGTCAGTGGCAGCCCTGCAGGAATTCCTGGCAATTCAGCAAATCGAGTTGAAATATGGAGACGATCCCAGCAAACAGTTGATCAAGAACGCTGCCATTGCCGGAGTGAAAACCGCTTCATCGATAGCAAATCAGAGGACGCAATCTGAACAAGAGGCTGCGATTGCTGACCGTACGAATCAGTACAAAGCGGCGGTGAAAAATATCGAGGATACGCGTACCGGTGCAAAAACAGAAATTGATGAGGCAGCCCAGCGACGTGACGATGCCCGCGAAAAAAAGCTCATTCAAGACCGTGTGAAAGCCAATGCTGAATTACTGGCAGCAACCCAGGCACTGAATGACGCCATGCAGGAAGAAGAAACCACGAACGCCGAAACCAAAACCGAACAGGCTGCCAAAGCGGCTTTGGCTCCCGGTGGAGCGATCGACAGTGCAAAACAATCAATCAGCGGTGGAAATGGTGACCTGAAAACACAAGAGGGAATGGAAGCCATTGCCAGACTGATCAACATGTCTGGCGAGGGTTCATCCGAAGAGGAGCAATTAAAAGAGTTGCGATTGATCAAAGCGGCTTTACTGGGGCAAAAGTTAAAAGTAGCGAGGGTGTGA